In a single window of the Nicotiana tomentosiformis chromosome 8, ASM39032v3, whole genome shotgun sequence genome:
- the LOC104109434 gene encoding 25S rRNA (cytosine-C(5))-methyltransferase NSUN5, with protein sequence MARKKPQGNTKPVANKPNQKRMSNAERSAYFARREAAKVLRTILQGDARRRAVGSIKSLVYSPSVRNKKATYALVCQTLKYLPIIKDVFDIANVLSSKWKRQEELMYIILYDILFGQEALLAGDAEKILLQRKDMLQAALAKLLVRKKVKHVSDLMTSYKISDLPKPRYARVNTLKMDVESALLEFKKQYEVCQDAMVPDLLIFPPRTDLHDHPLVKSGSVFLQGKASSMVAVALGPKPGWEVIDACAAPGNKTVHLAALMKGKGEIIACELNKERVKRLKDTVKLAGATNVKVKHEDFLNMSSEDPAYSKVQAILLDPSCSGSGTVVDRLDHLLPSYTADSSDVNRLEKLAAFQKKALEHALSFPAVERIVYSTCSINQVENEDVINSVLPLASSYGFELTTVFPQWPRRGHPVFDGSQHLLRTDLIEDKEGFFIALFVRKGVSTPAKHTRDVDNTLRAIQRRKKRRLNSFFLLKTFGLFLQS encoded by the exons ATGGCGCGCAAGAAGCCGCAAGGGAACACTAAACCGGTGGCGAATAAGCCGAACCAGAAACGGATGAGCAACGCCGAGCGGTCGGCGTACTTTGCACGTAGAGAAGCCGCCAAGGTTTTGCGTACTATTCTACAAGGAGACGCTCGGCGTCGAGCCGTCGGGTCCATCAAGTCGCTGGTGTATAGTCCTTCCGTTAGGAACAAAAAAGCTACCTATGCTTTGGTTTGTCAAACCCTCAAAT ATCTTCCCATTATCAAGGATGTCTTTGACATTGCCAATGTGCTGAGTAGCAAGTGGAAG AGGCAAGAAGAATTAATGTATATAATCTTGTATGACATTCTTTTTGGCCAG GAGGCTTTATTAGCTGGTGATGCCGAAAAAATTCTTCTGCAGCGGAAGGATATGTTGCAGGCAGCTCTTGCCAAGCTTTTAGTGCGAAAGAAAGTAAAACATGTCTCAGATTTGATGACTTCTTATAAAATCTCGG ACCTTCCGAAACCTCGTTATGCTCGTGTAAATACTCTGAAGATGGACGTAGAGTCTGCCCTGCTCGAATTTAAGAAGCAGTATGAG GTCTGTCAGGATGCCATGGTTCCTGACCTCTTGATTTTTCCACCGAGGACTGACCTGCATGATCATCCTTTGGTGAAAAGTGGAAGTGTGTTTTTGCAG GGTAAGGCGAGTTCCATGGTTGCAGTTGCTCTTGGGCCTAAACCCGGATGGGAG GTCATTGATGCATGTGCAGCACCAGGGAACAAAACTGTTCATCTTGCTGCTCTAATGAAGGGAAAAGGAGAGATAATAGCTTGTGAACTTAATAAAGAAAGGGTTAAACGTCTGAAAGACACTGTTAAACTGGCTGGAGCAACTA ACGTGAAAGTCAAGCATGAGGACTTCTTAAACATGAGTTCTGAGGATCCAGCATACTCAAAG GTTCAAGCAATACTTTTAGATCCATCATGTTCTGGATCTGGGACAGTTGTTGATAGATTGGATCATCTGCTCCCCTCATATACTGCAG ATTCCTCTGATGTAAATAGACTCGAAAAGCTTGCTGCTTTCCAGAAAAAGGCTTTGGAACATGCATTATCTT TTCCAGCTGTTGAGAGAATTGTTTACAGCACATGTTCTATTAACCAAGTTGAGAATGAAGATGTCATCAACTCTGTTCTGCCTCTTGCTTCTTCTTATGGGTTTGAACTGACGACAGTCTTTCCCCAATGGCCTCGCCGAGGTCATCCAGTTTTTGATGGAT CTCAACATTTGCTGAGAACGGATCTCATAGAGGACAAGGAGGGCTTCTTTATTGCTTTATTTGTTAGAAAGGGAGTGAGCACTCCAGCCAAGCACACCAGAGATGTTGACAACACATTACGAGCTATTCAACGAAGGAAGAAAAGAAGACTAAATTCTTTCTTCCTCTTGAAAACTTTCGGTTTGTTCTTGCAGTCCTAG